DNA sequence from the Alphaproteobacteria bacterium genome:
TACATAGTAGGAGCCGCCGAGCGGATCGATGACGTCCGCCAAGTGGGCCTCGTCGCGCAGGATGTTGGCCGTGCTGACGGCCACCCGGGCGGCGTCTTCGGTGGGCGCGCTGACGGCCTCGTCGTAGCCGTTGAGGTGCAGCGACTGCAGGCCGCCGAAGATCCCGGCCATGCCCTGCAGGGCGGTGCGGGCGATGTTGTTGTAGGGCTGCTGCCGGGTGAGATCGGCGCCCGAGGTCTGGGCGTGGAACTTGAAGCGCTGGGACCGGACGTCACGGGCACCCAGGCGCTCGCGCACCAGCTTGGCCCAGAGCCGGCGCCCGGCGCGAAACTTGGCTATCTCTTCGAAGAAGCTGATGGAGATGTCGAAAAAGAACGTCAGCCGCGGCAGGAAGGCGTCCGGATGGAGGCCGGCGGCGATCACGTCCTCGGCGATCTGCAGGCCGGCGGCGATGGTGAAGGCCATGGCCTCGGCCGGGTTGGCGCCGGCCTGCTGGGTATGCTGGCCGACCGCCGATATGGGGTTCCATAGCGGCAGATGCTGGTTGCAGAAAAGCACGTGGTCGGTCAGCACGCGGCGCGCGGCGGCTAGTGGCAGGCGCGAATACATGTGCAGCGCCGCCCAGTGCGAGAGGTAGTCGCTCTGGTTCGAAGTGCCGGCAATCTGGGTCCAGGGCAGGCCGCGCTCGCGGGCCAGGGCCAGCAGCATGGCGAGCAAGGTGAAGGGCTCGGAATCGTTGAAGCCGATCGAGGTCTGGCCGATGTCGACGCCCTCGAGCGCGATCTCCATGTCTTCCAGCGTGTTGACGATGGTGCCGCAGGTGCCCAGCAGCACCGGGTCGACCTGGTCGGCGTCGAAACCGCGCATGAAGGAATTGCACATGACGATGTTCAGCGCGTTGGCGCCCGCCGACAGCATGTGTTGCAGGCGTTCGTTGTAGTCCTGGGGCGTGCCGTGGCCGACCAACTGGCGCTGGCTCCAGGCCCGGCCGCGGTGCATGCTGGCATAGACGCCGCGGGTCATCGGCGCCTGGCCGGGATAGCCCAGCGCCTCGGCGTAGCGCGCGTCGTTCCAGTCCTCGGGGCCGTAGAGCGGTTTGACGGGGATGCCTGAGCGGTTGTGGCGCTGGCGCTCCTCGCCCACGGTTTGGTCGTAGGCGGCCTGCCAGTCCCGCTTGGCGCTGTTTCGCTTATTGTCAGCCATGATGCCCTGCCCGCTGCCGTTTTGCCGCCCCCGCACGATCATGCGGGGCGAAAGCGGCGAAGGCAAGGGCGGGGCAGGGGCTACCAGGCCGTGCTGTCCGCCACCACCAAGGCGAAACGGTCCGATAGCGCCGCCAGCGAAGCCCGGTGCAGGTCGGCCGCCGCCACCACGCCGCCTTCGCCGTCGGGCAGGTCGCGGGTGGCGCAGGCCCTGGCGACGACCGTCGAGGCATAGCCCAGATCGAGCGCCACCCGTACCGTGGACGAGATGCACATATGCGTCTGAAAACCGGCGAAGAGGAGCTGTTTGCGTCCCAGGTCCTCCAGTGTTTGCTGTAGGTCGGTGCCGGCGAAGGCGTTGGGCAGCGCCTTTTCGATAGTGCTCTCACCAGCCAGCGCCGCCACCTCGTCGGCCTCGGTGAAGTAGGGTCCCT
Encoded proteins:
- a CDS encoding cysteine hydrolase family protein, with product MSSAPTGQMPRTLMQMAGASSEPPPLAETALVLIDCQREYVDGALPLTGIGPALAETAKVLAAARAAGAPVIHVVHRGRAGGGAFDPEGPYFTEADEVAALAGESTIEKALPNAFAGTDLQQTLEDLGRKQLLFAGFQTHMCISSTVRVALDLGYASTVVARACATRDLPDGEGGVVAAADLHRASLAALSDRFALVVADSTAW
- a CDS encoding acyl-CoA mutase large subunit family protein, whose amino-acid sequence is MADNKRNSAKRDWQAAYDQTVGEERQRHNRSGIPVKPLYGPEDWNDARYAEALGYPGQAPMTRGVYASMHRGRAWSQRQLVGHGTPQDYNERLQHMLSAGANALNIVMCNSFMRGFDADQVDPVLLGTCGTIVNTLEDMEIALEGVDIGQTSIGFNDSEPFTLLAMLLALARERGLPWTQIAGTSNQSDYLSHWAALHMYSRLPLAAARRVLTDHVLFCNQHLPLWNPISAVGQHTQQAGANPAEAMAFTIAAGLQIAEDVIAAGLHPDAFLPRLTFFFDISISFFEEIAKFRAGRRLWAKLVRERLGARDVRSQRFKFHAQTSGADLTRQQPYNNIARTALQGMAGIFGGLQSLHLNGYDEAVSAPTEDAARVAVSTANILRDEAHLADVIDPLGGSYYVETLTDDMEAKIAAIIATIDAAGGMFQATEDGLIQDMIGRSALEHYQKLESGAEIVVGVNAYQLEDGGEAAASLERPVPEAIDKLVTRLASFKAGRDQGKLRQALGALARAAGDNDLNIYEHVVEAAAAGASHGEIVSCLQEEMGTGEPLVAA